One Bacillus sp. 1780r2a1 DNA segment encodes these proteins:
- the rpoB gene encoding DNA-directed RNA polymerase subunit beta, translating to MTGQLVQYGRHRQRRSYARISEVLELPNLIEIQTASYQWFLDEGLREMFQDISPIDDFTGNLSLEFIDYSLGEPKYSVEESKERDVTYAAPLRVKVRLINKETGEVKDQDVFMGDFPLMTETGTFVINGAERVIVSQLVRSPSVYYSGKVDKNGKKGYTATVIPNRGAWLEYETDAKDVVYVRIDRTRKLPVSVLLRALGFGSDQEIIDLIGDNEYIRNTLEKDNTESTEKALLEIYERLRPGEPPTVENAKSLLVSRFFDPKRYDLANVGRYKINKKLHIKHRLFNQKLAETLVDHETGEIIAEKGAMIDRRTLDRLIPMLESGVNFKTYSPVGGVLEDDVTLQSIKIYAPNDPDGEKVITVSGNAYVTEEVKNITPADILASISYFFNLLHQVGDTDDIDHLGNRRLRSVGELLQNQFRIGLSRMERVVRERMSIQDTNTITPQQLINIRPVIAAIKEFFGSSQLSQFMDQTNPLAELTHKRRLSALGPGGLTRERAGFEVRDVHYSHYGRMCPIETPEGPNIGLINSLSSYAKVNKFGFIETPYRRIDPETGKVTSRIDYLTADEEDNYVVAQANARLGEDGSFLDENIVARFRGENTVIRRDRLDYMDVSPKQVVSAATACIPFLENDDSNRALMGANMQRQAVPLLNPEAPLVGTGMEYVSGKDSGAAVICKHPGVVERVEAKQVFVRRYEEVDGQKVKGNLDKYKLLKFIRSNQGTCYNQRPIVSVGDEVVKGEILADGPSMEKGELALGRNVLVGFMTWDGYNYEDAIIMSERLVKDDVYTSVHIEEYESESRDTKLGPEEITRDIPNVGEDALRNLDERGIIRIGAEVKDGDLLVGKVTPKGVTELTAEERLLHAIFGEKAREVRDTSLRVPHGGGGIILDVKVFNREDGDELPPGVNQLVRVYIVQKRKISEGDKMAGRHGNKGVISRILPEEDMPYLPDGTPIDIMLNPLGVPSRMNIGQVLELHLGMAARKLGIHVASPVFDGAREEDVWATIEEAGMSRDAKTVLYDGRTGEPFDNRVSVGIMYMIKLAHMVDDKLHARSTGPYSLVTQQPLGGKAQFGGQRFGEMEVWALEAYGAAYTLQEILTVKSDDVVGRVKTYEAIVKGENIPEPGIPESFKVLIKELQSLGMDVKMLSADEQEIDIVDSEDDQEQQSESIMSDVEPEGISEGQKDPVIKE from the coding sequence TTGACAGGTCAACTAGTTCAGTATGGACGCCACCGCCAGCGCAGAAGTTATGCTCGTATCAGTGAGGTTCTAGAATTACCAAACTTAATCGAGATTCAAACGGCTTCATACCAATGGTTTTTAGATGAAGGATTAAGAGAAATGTTCCAGGATATTTCTCCAATCGATGATTTTACTGGTAATTTATCACTAGAATTTATTGACTACAGCTTAGGTGAGCCAAAGTATTCAGTAGAAGAATCTAAAGAACGTGATGTAACTTATGCAGCACCTCTTCGTGTTAAGGTGCGTTTAATTAATAAAGAAACAGGTGAAGTAAAAGACCAAGATGTGTTTATGGGTGATTTCCCATTGATGACGGAAACTGGTACGTTTGTTATTAACGGTGCTGAGCGCGTTATCGTATCACAATTGGTACGTTCACCAAGCGTCTACTACAGTGGAAAAGTAGATAAAAACGGTAAAAAAGGATATACAGCTACTGTTATCCCTAACCGTGGAGCATGGTTAGAATATGAAACTGATGCAAAAGACGTTGTTTACGTGCGTATTGATCGTACTCGTAAACTTCCAGTATCAGTATTGTTACGTGCATTAGGTTTTGGTTCAGACCAAGAGATTATTGATTTAATTGGAGATAATGAGTACATCCGTAATACGCTTGAAAAAGATAACACGGAAAGTACTGAAAAAGCGTTGCTAGAAATCTATGAGCGCTTACGTCCAGGTGAGCCACCAACTGTAGAAAATGCAAAATCACTGCTTGTATCTCGATTCTTTGATCCAAAGCGCTATGATTTAGCAAATGTTGGTCGTTACAAGATTAATAAAAAGCTTCATATTAAACATCGTTTGTTTAATCAAAAATTAGCAGAAACATTAGTTGATCATGAGACGGGCGAAATTATTGCTGAAAAAGGTGCAATGATTGACCGCCGTACGTTAGATCGCTTAATTCCAATGCTTGAAAGTGGAGTAAACTTCAAAACTTATAGCCCGGTTGGCGGAGTTTTAGAAGACGATGTTACGTTACAATCTATTAAGATTTATGCTCCAAACGATCCGGATGGAGAAAAAGTAATTACAGTTTCAGGTAATGCTTACGTAACAGAAGAAGTGAAGAATATTACACCTGCTGATATTCTAGCATCAATTAGCTACTTCTTTAACTTGCTTCATCAAGTAGGAGATACAGATGATATCGACCATCTAGGAAATCGTCGCCTTCGTTCTGTAGGGGAATTGTTACAAAACCAATTCCGTATTGGGTTATCTCGTATGGAGCGTGTTGTTCGTGAGAGAATGTCTATTCAAGACACGAATACAATTACTCCTCAACAGTTAATCAATATTCGCCCTGTAATTGCTGCTATTAAAGAATTCTTTGGTAGTTCTCAGCTTTCTCAGTTTATGGACCAAACAAACCCGTTAGCTGAATTGACACATAAGCGTCGTCTGTCTGCATTAGGACCAGGTGGTTTAACTCGTGAGCGTGCTGGATTCGAAGTTCGTGACGTTCACTACTCTCACTATGGCCGTATGTGTCCGATTGAAACGCCTGAGGGACCAAACATTGGGTTAATCAACTCATTATCTTCTTATGCAAAAGTGAATAAATTTGGCTTTATTGAAACGCCATATCGTCGTATCGATCCTGAAACAGGTAAAGTTACGTCAAGAATTGATTACTTAACTGCTGATGAAGAAGATAACTATGTAGTTGCCCAAGCAAATGCACGCCTAGGCGAAGACGGCTCTTTCTTAGATGAAAATATTGTGGCTCGTTTCCGTGGTGAAAATACAGTTATCCGTCGCGATCGTTTAGATTACATGGATGTATCGCCAAAGCAAGTAGTATCTGCGGCAACAGCTTGTATTCCATTCTTAGAGAATGATGATTCAAACCGTGCATTAATGGGTGCCAACATGCAACGTCAAGCAGTGCCGTTGTTAAATCCAGAAGCACCACTTGTCGGAACAGGTATGGAATATGTATCTGGTAAAGACTCAGGGGCTGCAGTTATCTGTAAGCATCCTGGTGTTGTTGAGCGCGTAGAAGCAAAACAAGTTTTTGTTCGTCGTTATGAAGAAGTAGATGGACAAAAGGTTAAAGGAAACTTAGATAAATACAAGCTTCTTAAGTTCATTCGTTCTAACCAAGGTACTTGCTACAACCAACGTCCAATTGTTTCAGTTGGCGATGAAGTTGTAAAAGGTGAAATCCTAGCTGATGGCCCTTCTATGGAAAAAGGAGAGCTTGCATTAGGACGTAACGTTTTAGTAGGTTTCATGACTTGGGACGGATATAACTATGAGGATGCTATTATCATGAGTGAACGTCTTGTAAAAGACGATGTATATACTTCTGTTCATATTGAAGAATATGAATCTGAGTCTCGTGATACAAAACTAGGACCAGAAGAAATCACACGCGATATTCCAAACGTGGGTGAAGACGCTCTTCGTAACCTAGATGAGCGTGGTATCATTCGCATTGGTGCCGAAGTTAAAGATGGTGATCTTTTAGTTGGTAAAGTAACGCCTAAAGGTGTTACGGAACTAACTGCTGAAGAGCGCTTATTACATGCGATCTTTGGTGAAAAAGCACGTGAGGTTCGTGATACTTCATTACGTGTACCACATGGTGGAGGCGGAATTATCCTTGACGTTAAAGTCTTCAATCGTGAAGATGGCGATGAATTACCACCAGGTGTTAACCAACTTGTTCGCGTATATATCGTTCAGAAGCGTAAAATTTCTGAAGGTGACAAAATGGCCGGTCGTCACGGTAACAAAGGTGTAATTTCGCGTATTTTACCAGAGGAAGATATGCCTTACTTACCAGATGGAACGCCAATCGATATCATGTTAAACCCATTAGGGGTACCTTCTCGTATGAACATCGGGCAAGTATTAGAGCTTCATTTAGGTATGGCGGCTCGTAAACTTGGAATTCATGTTGCATCTCCAGTATTTGATGGTGCTCGTGAAGAAGATGTTTGGGCTACGATTGAAGAGGCAGGTATGTCACGTGATGCGAAAACTGTATTATACGATGGTCGTACAGGTGAGCCTTTCGATAATCGTGTGTCAGTAGGTATTATGTACATGATTAAACTTGCTCACATGGTAGATGATAAGCTTCATGCACGTTCTACTGGACCATATTCACTTGTTACGCAACAGCCATTAGGTGGTAAAGCGCAATTTGGTGGACAACGTTTTGGAGAGATGGAAGTATGGGCACTGGAAGCATATGGTGCTGCTTATACACTACAAGAGATCCTAACTGTGAAGTCGGATGATGTTGTAGGTCGTGTGAAAACATATGAAGCCATCGTAAAAGGTGAAAACATTCCAGAGCCAGGTATACCTGAATCATTTAAAGTATTAATTAAAGAGTTACAAAGTTTAGGTATGGATGTAAAAATGCTTTCAGCTGACGAGCAAGAGATTGACATTGTAGATTCAGAGGATGATCAAGAACAGCAGTCGGAATCTATTATGTCTGATGTAGAACCAGAAGGAATTTCTGAAGGTCAAAAAGACCCTGTTATTAAAGAGTAA
- the rpoC gene encoding DNA-directed RNA polymerase subunit beta': MLDVNNFEYMKIGLASPDKIRSWSYGEVKKPETINYRTLKPEKDGLFCERIFGPQKDWECHCGKYKRVRYKGVVCDRCGVEVTRAKVRRERMGHIELAAPVSHIWYFKGIPSRMGLVLDMSPRALEEIIYFASYVVTDAGDTPLEKKQLLSEKEYRAYREKYGKTFHAAMGAEAVKKLLQDIDLDKEVDALKEELKTAQGQRRTRAIKRLEVLEAFRHSGNEPSWMILDVLPVIPPELRPMVQLDGGRFATSDLNDLYRRVINRNNRLKRLLDLGAPSIIVQNEKRMLQEAVDALIDNGRRGRPVTGPGNRPLKSLSHMLKGKQGRFRQNLLGKRVDYSGRSVIVVGPNLKMYQCGLPKEMALELFKPFVMKELVERGLAHNIKSAKRKIERVQPEVWDVLESVIKEHPVLLNRAPTLHRLGIQAFEPTLVEGRAIRLHPLVCTAYNADFDGDQMAVHVPLSAEAQAEARILMLAAQNILNPKDGKPVVTPSQDMVLGNYYLTLEREDAVGEGMVFKDTNEALLAYQNGYVHLHTRVGVYAGSLNNQTFTEAQNQQLLVTTVGKLVFNEILPKSFPYINEPTRENLEVKTPDKYFVEKGANVKEFIKNQPAIAPFKKKILGNIIAEVFKRFKITETSKMLDRMKDLGFKYSTKAGITVGVADIVVLGEKEVILQEAQAKVDNVLKQFRRGLITEDERYDRVISIWSSAKDVIQGKLMESLDKRNPIFMMSDSGARGNASNFTQLAGMRGLMANPSGRIIELPIKSSFREGLTVLEYFISTHGARKGLADTALKTADSGYLTRRLVDVAQDVIVRDDDCGTDRGILAVAIKEGTEEIEKLDERLIGRYARKTVVHPETNEVLVAENELITEDLAEEIVNAGVEEVWIRSAFTCNTRHGVCKKCYGRNLATGSEVEVGEAVGIIAAQSIGEPGTQLTMRTFHTGGVAGDDITQGLPRIQEIFEARNPKGQAVISEIEGTVTSITEGRDRQHEITVQGDIETRSYTAPYSARLKVTEGQEIARGQELTEGSIDPKELLKVKDITAVQEYLLREVQKVYRMQGVEIGDKHVEVMVRQMLRKVRVMDSGDTDVLPGSLLDIHQFTDANEKVLLEGNRPATGRPVLLGITKASLETDSFLSAASFQETTRVLTDAAIKGKRDELLGLKENVIIGKLVPAGTGMTRYRNAEPVKNQVEEPVTID, translated from the coding sequence TTGCTAGATGTAAATAACTTTGAGTATATGAAAATTGGTCTAGCTTCGCCAGATAAAATTCGCTCTTGGTCATACGGTGAGGTAAAAAAACCGGAAACGATCAACTATCGTACATTAAAGCCTGAAAAAGATGGTTTGTTTTGTGAGCGTATCTTTGGTCCACAAAAGGACTGGGAGTGCCACTGTGGTAAATACAAACGTGTTCGTTACAAAGGCGTAGTATGTGACCGCTGTGGAGTAGAAGTAACAAGAGCAAAAGTACGTCGTGAACGTATGGGACATATTGAACTAGCTGCACCTGTTTCGCACATTTGGTACTTCAAAGGTATCCCTAGCCGCATGGGACTTGTCTTAGACATGTCCCCTCGTGCGCTAGAGGAGATTATCTATTTTGCTTCATATGTTGTGACAGATGCTGGTGATACACCGCTTGAAAAGAAACAGCTGTTATCTGAAAAAGAATATCGTGCATATCGTGAAAAGTACGGAAAAACTTTCCATGCTGCGATGGGTGCGGAAGCTGTTAAGAAATTATTACAAGACATCGATCTTGACAAAGAAGTAGATGCTCTAAAAGAAGAGCTTAAAACTGCTCAAGGTCAACGTCGTACGCGCGCAATTAAGCGTTTAGAAGTGTTGGAAGCTTTCCGTCATTCTGGTAATGAACCTTCTTGGATGATTTTAGATGTTTTACCGGTTATCCCACCGGAACTTCGTCCAATGGTTCAATTAGATGGTGGACGTTTTGCAACATCTGACTTAAACGATTTATATCGCCGTGTAATTAACCGTAACAACCGCTTAAAACGTTTACTTGATCTTGGAGCTCCTAGCATTATCGTTCAAAACGAAAAGCGTATGCTTCAAGAAGCTGTAGATGCTTTAATCGATAACGGTCGTCGTGGTCGCCCTGTAACAGGTCCTGGTAACCGTCCGTTAAAATCTCTTTCACACATGTTAAAAGGTAAGCAAGGACGCTTCCGTCAAAACTTACTGGGTAAACGTGTTGACTACTCTGGACGTTCTGTAATCGTTGTAGGACCGAACTTAAAGATGTATCAATGTGGCTTACCAAAAGAAATGGCGTTAGAGTTATTTAAGCCATTTGTTATGAAAGAGTTAGTTGAGCGTGGTTTAGCTCATAATATTAAGAGTGCGAAACGTAAGATTGAGCGTGTCCAACCTGAGGTATGGGACGTATTAGAATCGGTTATTAAAGAGCATCCAGTTCTTTTAAACCGTGCACCTACGCTTCACAGACTAGGTATCCAAGCATTTGAACCTACATTAGTAGAAGGGCGTGCAATCCGTCTACATCCACTTGTATGTACAGCATACAATGCGGACTTTGATGGTGACCAAATGGCCGTTCACGTACCGCTATCTGCGGAAGCACAAGCAGAAGCTCGTATCCTAATGTTAGCTGCACAAAACATCCTGAATCCAAAAGATGGTAAACCAGTTGTTACACCATCTCAAGATATGGTATTAGGTAACTATTACTTAACACTTGAGCGTGAAGACGCAGTGGGTGAAGGTATGGTATTTAAAGATACAAACGAAGCATTGCTTGCATACCAAAACGGATATGTACACTTACATACTCGTGTTGGTGTCTACGCTGGTTCTTTAAATAACCAAACATTTACCGAAGCACAAAACCAACAATTATTAGTGACGACTGTAGGTAAGCTTGTATTTAACGAAATCTTACCAAAATCGTTCCCGTACATTAACGAACCAACAAGAGAAAATCTTGAAGTTAAGACACCGGATAAATACTTTGTTGAAAAAGGTGCTAACGTAAAAGAATTTATTAAAAATCAACCTGCAATTGCACCATTTAAGAAGAAAATCTTAGGTAATATCATTGCTGAAGTATTCAAACGCTTCAAGATTACTGAAACGTCTAAAATGCTTGATCGCATGAAAGACCTAGGGTTCAAATATTCTACTAAAGCTGGTATTACAGTTGGTGTAGCAGATATCGTTGTATTAGGTGAAAAAGAGGTTATCTTACAAGAAGCGCAAGCTAAAGTAGATAATGTTCTAAAACAGTTCCGTCGTGGTTTAATTACTGAAGATGAGCGTTATGATCGCGTAATCTCAATTTGGAGTAGTGCGAAAGACGTTATCCAAGGTAAGCTGATGGAATCCTTAGATAAACGAAATCCAATCTTTATGATGAGTGACTCTGGTGCCCGTGGTAACGCATCTAACTTCACGCAGCTTGCTGGTATGCGTGGTCTGATGGCTAACCCGTCTGGACGTATCATTGAGTTACCGATCAAATCAAGTTTCCGTGAAGGTTTAACAGTATTAGAATACTTTATCTCTACTCACGGTGCGCGTAAAGGTCTTGCCGATACAGCCCTTAAAACAGCTGACTCAGGTTACCTTACTCGTCGTCTTGTTGATGTGGCTCAAGATGTTATCGTTCGTGATGATGATTGTGGTACAGACCGAGGAATCTTGGCTGTTGCAATCAAAGAAGGTACGGAGGAAATCGAAAAGCTGGATGAGCGTCTAATTGGACGTTATGCACGTAAAACTGTTGTTCATCCAGAAACAAACGAAGTACTTGTAGCAGAAAATGAATTAATTACAGAAGATCTAGCTGAAGAAATCGTAAATGCTGGTGTTGAAGAAGTATGGATTCGTTCTGCATTTACTTGTAACACTCGTCATGGAGTATGTAAAAAATGTTACGGACGTAACTTGGCGACTGGTTCAGAAGTTGAAGTTGGTGAAGCAGTTGGTATCATCGCTGCTCAATCAATCGGTGAGCCAGGTACACAGTTAACAATGCGTACATTCCATACTGGTGGGGTTGCCGGAGATGACATCACTCAAGGTTTACCTCGTATCCAAGAGATTTTCGAAGCTCGTAATCCTAAAGGGCAAGCTGTTATTTCAGAAATCGAAGGTACCGTTACTTCAATTACTGAAGGACGTGACCGTCAACATGAAATTACAGTTCAAGGTGACATTGAAACGCGCTCTTACACAGCTCCTTATAGCGCACGCTTGAAGGTAACTGAAGGCCAAGAGATCGCTCGTGGTCAAGAGTTGACAGAAGGTTCAATTGATCCGAAAGAATTATTAAAAGTAAAAGATATCACTGCTGTTCAAGAATACCTACTGCGTGAAGTACAAAAAGTATACCGTATGCAAGGGGTAGAAATTGGTGATAAGCACGTTGAAGTAATGGTACGCCAAATGCTTCGTAAAGTGAGAGTAATGGATTCTGGAGATACAGATGTATTACCAGGTTCACTACTGGACATCCACCAATTTACAGATGCTAACGAAAAAGTATTACTAGAGGGTAATCGTCCAGCTACTGGTCGCCCTGTACTACTTGGTATCACAAAAGCATCTCTTGAAACAGATTCCTTCTTATCAGCAGCATCATTCCAAGAAACAACTCGTGTTCTTACAGATGCAGCTATTAAAGGAAAACGTGATGAGTTATTAGGTCTTAAAGAGAACGTTATTATTGGTAAACTTGTTCCTGCTGGTACTGGTATGACGAGATATCGTAATGCTGAACCAGTTAAGAATCAAGTTGAAGAGCCAGTAACAATCGATTAA
- a CDS encoding 50S ribosomal protein L7ae-like protein, which produces MSYEKVSQADHIIVGTKQTVKALKKGIVKEVILADNADTYITDLVVKVAVQENTPYSFVNSMKELGKACGIEVDAAAVAIIS; this is translated from the coding sequence ATGTCTTATGAAAAAGTATCACAGGCTGATCATATTATTGTAGGAACTAAGCAGACAGTGAAAGCTTTAAAAAAAGGAATTGTAAAGGAAGTTATACTTGCGGATAATGCAGACACCTACATTACCGACTTGGTAGTGAAAGTTGCTGTGCAAGAAAACACTCCCTACAGTTTTGTTAATTCTATGAAAGAGCTTGGAAAAGCTTGTGGAATAGAAGTAGATGCGGCAGCTGTTGCAATTATTAGTTAA
- the rpsL gene encoding 30S ribosomal protein S12 — MPTINQLIRKGRVSKVQKSDSPALNKGYNSFKKAQTNLSSPQKRGVCTRVGTMTPKKPNSALRKYARVRLTNGIEVTAYIPGIGHNLQEHSVVLIRGGRVKDLPGVRYHIVRGALDTAGVDGRMQGRSKYGTKRPKAAKK; from the coding sequence ATGCCTACTATTAATCAATTAATCCGTAAAGGTCGTGTGAGCAAGGTTCAAAAATCTGACTCACCTGCTTTAAACAAAGGTTACAACAGCTTCAAAAAAGCTCAAACTAACCTATCTTCTCCACAAAAACGTGGTGTATGTACACGTGTGGGTACTATGACACCGAAGAAACCGAACTCGGCTCTTCGTAAATATGCTCGTGTACGTTTAACTAACGGTATCGAGGTTACTGCTTATATCCCAGGTATCGGTCACAACTTACAAGAACACAGCGTGGTACTTATCCGCGGTGGACGTGTAAAAGACTTACCAGGGGTACGTTACCATATCGTACGTGGTGCGTTAGATACTGCTGGTGTGGATGGCCGTATGCAAGGTCGTTCTAAATATGGTACTAAGCGACCAAAAGCAGCTAAAAAATAA
- the rpsG gene encoding 30S ribosomal protein S7 translates to MPRKGPVAKRDVLPDPIYNSKLVSRLINKMMLDGKRGKSQAILYRAFDLVQERSGKEAMEVFDQALKNIMPVLEVRARRVGGSNYQVPVEVRPERRTTLGLRWLVNYARLRGEKTMEERLANEILDAANNTGAAVKKREDTHKMAEANKAFAHYRW, encoded by the coding sequence ATGCCACGTAAGGGTCCAGTCGCAAAGAGAGACGTATTACCAGATCCAATTTACAATTCAAAGCTTGTATCACGCTTAATCAACAAAATGATGCTTGATGGAAAGCGCGGTAAGTCACAAGCTATTCTTTATAGAGCATTCGATCTAGTACAAGAGCGCAGTGGTAAAGAAGCTATGGAAGTATTCGACCAAGCTCTTAAAAACATCATGCCTGTATTAGAAGTTAGAGCACGCCGTGTAGGGGGTTCTAACTACCAAGTTCCTGTAGAAGTACGTCCAGAGCGTCGTACAACTCTAGGTCTTCGTTGGTTAGTAAACTATGCTCGTCTTCGTGGAGAAAAAACGATGGAAGAGCGTTTAGCTAACGAAATCCTTGACGCAGCTAACAACACTGGTGCTGCAGTTAAGAAACGTGAAGATACTCACAAAATGGCAGAAGCGAACAAAGCGTTTGCTCACTACCGTTGGTAA
- the fusA gene encoding elongation factor G encodes MAREFSLENTRNIGIMAHIDAGKTTTTERVLYYTGRIHKIGETHEGASQMDWMEQEQERGITITSAATTASWKGHRVNIIDTPGHVDFTVEVERSLRVLDGAVAVLDAQSGVEPQTETVWRQATTYGVPRVVFVNKMDKIGADFLYSVKTIHDRLGANAHPIQLPIGAEDQFTGIIDLVEMKAYHYGNDLGTDIQEIEIPEEYKELAEEYNAKLVEAAAELDEELMMKYLEEGELSVEELKAAIRKGTCDVEFYPVLCGSAFKNKGVQLMLNSVIDYLPAPTDVPPIKGITPDTDEEVVRPSSDDAPFSALAFKVMTDPYVGKLTFFRVYSGILNSGSYVQNSTKGKRERVGRILQMHANSREEISSVHAGDIAAAVGLKDTTTGDTLCDEKNLVILESMEFPEPVISLSVEPKSKADQDKMTTALQKLQEEDPTFRAETNTETGQIIISGMGELHLDIIVDRMRREFKVEANVGAPQVAYRETFRGSAKVEGKFARQSGGRGQFGHVWIEFEPNEEGKGFEFENKIVGGVVPREYIPAVQAGLEDALQNGVLAGYPVIDVKAALVDGSYHDVDSSEMAFKIAASMALKNAVSKCNPVILEPMMKVEVVIPDEYLGDIMGDITSRRGRVEGMEARGNAQVVRAFVPLSEMFGYATALRSNTQGRGNYSMHFDHYEEVPKSISEEIIKKNKGE; translated from the coding sequence ATGGCAAGAGAGTTCTCCTTAGAAAACACTCGTAATATTGGTATCATGGCTCATATTGATGCTGGTAAAACAACAACAACTGAGCGTGTTCTTTATTATACTGGTCGTATCCATAAAATTGGTGAAACTCACGAAGGAGCTTCACAAATGGACTGGATGGAGCAGGAGCAAGAGCGTGGTATTACAATCACGTCTGCTGCAACAACTGCTTCTTGGAAAGGTCACCGTGTTAACATCATCGATACTCCTGGACACGTAGACTTCACTGTAGAAGTTGAACGTTCACTTCGTGTACTTGATGGTGCGGTGGCAGTTCTTGATGCTCAATCTGGTGTTGAGCCTCAAACAGAAACTGTATGGCGTCAGGCTACTACATACGGTGTACCGCGTGTAGTATTCGTAAACAAAATGGACAAAATTGGTGCTGACTTCTTGTACTCTGTTAAAACGATCCATGATCGTTTAGGTGCAAATGCGCACCCAATCCAATTGCCAATCGGTGCTGAAGATCAATTCACAGGAATCATTGACTTAGTGGAAATGAAAGCTTACCACTATGGTAATGACCTAGGAACTGATATTCAAGAAATCGAGATTCCAGAAGAATACAAGGAATTAGCTGAAGAATATAATGCTAAACTTGTAGAAGCTGCTGCAGAACTTGATGAAGAATTAATGATGAAGTATCTTGAAGAAGGCGAGCTTAGCGTTGAAGAACTAAAAGCTGCTATCCGTAAAGGTACTTGTGACGTTGAATTCTACCCAGTTCTTTGTGGATCAGCGTTCAAAAACAAAGGTGTACAATTAATGTTGAACTCGGTAATTGATTACTTACCAGCTCCAACAGATGTACCACCAATTAAAGGTATCACTCCTGATACTGATGAAGAAGTTGTACGTCCATCTAGCGACGATGCTCCATTCTCAGCTTTAGCGTTTAAAGTAATGACAGATCCATACGTAGGGAAATTAACATTCTTCCGCGTATACTCTGGAATTCTTAACTCTGGTTCATACGTACAAAACTCTACAAAAGGTAAGCGTGAGCGTGTAGGACGTATCCTACAAATGCATGCTAACTCTCGTGAAGAGATTTCATCTGTACATGCTGGAGATATCGCTGCTGCTGTAGGTTTGAAAGATACTACTACTGGTGATACTTTATGTGATGAAAAGAATCTTGTTATTCTTGAGTCTATGGAGTTCCCAGAGCCAGTTATTTCATTATCTGTTGAGCCTAAATCAAAAGCTGACCAAGATAAGATGACAACTGCTCTTCAAAAGCTACAAGAAGAAGATCCAACTTTCCGTGCGGAAACTAACACAGAGACTGGTCAAATTATCATCTCTGGTATGGGTGAACTTCACTTAGATATTATCGTTGACCGTATGCGTCGCGAGTTCAAAGTAGAAGCTAACGTTGGTGCTCCTCAAGTAGCATACCGTGAGACTTTCCGTGGTTCTGCGAAAGTTGAAGGTAAATTTGCACGTCAATCTGGTGGTCGTGGACAATTCGGTCACGTTTGGATTGAATTTGAACCGAACGAAGAAGGTAAAGGCTTCGAATTCGAAAACAAAATTGTTGGTGGTGTAGTTCCACGTGAATACATCCCTGCAGTTCAGGCTGGTCTTGAAGATGCACTTCAAAATGGTGTATTAGCAGGCTACCCAGTAATCGACGTTAAAGCTGCTTTAGTAGACGGTTCTTACCATGACGTTGACTCAAGTGAGATGGCGTTTAAAATTGCCGCTTCTATGGCACTTAAAAACGCAGTTTCAAAATGTAACCCAGTTATTCTTGAGCCAATGATGAAAGTTGAAGTTGTAATTCCTGATGAGTACTTAGGTGACATCATGGGTGACATCACTTCTCGTCGTGGACGTGTAGAAGGTATGGAAGCTCGCGGAAACGCTCAAGTAGTACGCGCATTCGTACCACTTTCTGAAATGTTTGGTTATGCAACTGCATTACGTTCTAATACTCAAGGTCGTGGAAACTACTCTATGCACTTTGATCACTATGAAGAAGTACCAAAATCAATTTCAGAAGAAATTATTAAAAAAAATAAAGGTGAATAA